A window from Planococcus maritimus encodes these proteins:
- a CDS encoding LutC/YkgG family protein, whose amino-acid sequence MTPGTVQNKDAFLNKIAGKLGRDRKAQVSLPAWQHQPQWKVYENKTVEGLAQAFKENSEAKSVRVVETDKANLAASIQKVIHQFGGGPIVATNDARFTEFNLAAILNADDTHVWNAAIGQENIEIAKKANIGLFFSEVSLAESGTVVQFNDKDIARSVSLLPLVYVAIVPKSSIVPRMTQATHAIHQKVQAKKDIPTCINFISGPSNSADIEMDIVIGVHGPVEAVHIIVTDQ is encoded by the coding sequence ATGACTCCAGGCACCGTCCAGAACAAAGACGCTTTTTTGAATAAGATTGCCGGAAAACTTGGCCGTGATCGAAAAGCGCAAGTATCCTTGCCAGCATGGCAACATCAACCTCAATGGAAAGTATATGAGAACAAGACCGTTGAAGGCTTGGCCCAGGCCTTCAAGGAAAACAGCGAGGCAAAGTCAGTAAGAGTAGTTGAAACGGATAAAGCGAATCTGGCAGCAAGTATTCAAAAAGTCATTCATCAATTTGGCGGAGGGCCCATCGTTGCAACGAACGATGCCCGGTTTACCGAATTCAATCTTGCAGCCATACTGAATGCAGACGACACACATGTATGGAATGCGGCGATAGGCCAAGAAAATATCGAAATCGCCAAAAAAGCCAATATCGGTTTGTTTTTCAGCGAAGTCAGCCTGGCAGAATCCGGAACGGTCGTTCAGTTTAACGACAAAGACATTGCCCGTTCAGTCAGCCTGCTTCCGCTGGTATACGTCGCCATCGTCCCCAAATCTTCCATCGTCCCGCGTATGACGCAGGCGACCCATGCTATTCATCAGAAGGTACAGGCGAAAAAGGACATTCCTACCTGCATCAATTTCATTTCAGGTCCAAGCAATAGTGCCGACATTGAAATGGATATCGTGATCGGAGTACATGGACCCGTAGAAGCCGTTCACATCATCGTAACCGATCAGTAA
- the drmB gene encoding DUF1998 domain-containing protein, whose product MKQEVGEVRPGQLITTYGPGAVMDAVDDSLMILDISFWKGNLETIHDKRLAGFLRKDYFKKIPSNGYKDLPAIPFPYSHVCSDLKCREIFDIREGFSMERYLKNGPICPSCSKKSYPARFIISCTEGNHLEDFPWHWWAHKRTGNHDCREGKLKLTSSGQNSGLSSMTVSCTGCKAYNDMGRATQRSSFEGLNCTGNHPQLLKKENCSSKQLIPLQRGASNVYFSVLRSAISIPEMENVKQNIISENIEDIDKIEDYFEEEGIRRIFDKKFNALEVFENYNDFTKELKKYRKGKTDLLEDTQHYEQIKEIEYEAFVGIKGHEDKGNNFKAEVQEVPKDLQKYFSKIIKAERLKEVLVLLGFTRIDSPEPEVNDVKNIVKLGGSNSNWLPAVEIFGEGIFLELNRETIKQWLSENKEVLKSSEKYKSLYEKYLKNKEWTQQSEKDVVYVLLHTLSHLLIKQLSQESGYSSTAIKERIYYGEKMTGILIYTGNTDQEGSLGGLVEMGEISRFRKILVNALDEAKFCSNDPSCSSQEPSEKSYLNGASCFACAMLPETACENGNILLSRSFVTETMESEAVPFFKGLM is encoded by the coding sequence ATGAAACAAGAGGTAGGAGAAGTACGACCTGGTCAACTTATTACTACTTACGGCCCTGGAGCTGTAATGGATGCAGTGGATGACTCTCTCATGATTCTAGATATTAGTTTTTGGAAGGGAAATCTAGAAACTATACACGATAAAAGATTAGCAGGGTTTTTAAGAAAGGATTATTTTAAGAAAATACCATCAAATGGATATAAAGATCTTCCTGCTATTCCGTTCCCTTATTCTCACGTTTGTTCAGACTTGAAGTGCAGGGAAATATTTGATATCAGAGAAGGGTTTTCGATGGAACGATATTTAAAGAATGGCCCTATTTGTCCTAGTTGCAGTAAAAAGTCATATCCAGCACGGTTTATTATTTCATGCACCGAGGGAAATCATTTAGAAGATTTTCCTTGGCATTGGTGGGCTCATAAAAGAACTGGAAATCATGATTGCCGCGAGGGAAAATTGAAACTTACAAGCTCAGGACAAAATTCAGGACTTTCCTCTATGACCGTGAGCTGTACAGGATGTAAAGCATATAACGATATGGGAAGAGCTACTCAAAGAAGCTCATTTGAAGGCTTGAATTGTACTGGAAATCATCCTCAGCTACTGAAAAAAGAAAATTGTTCAAGTAAACAATTAATACCGCTCCAGCGGGGGGCATCTAATGTTTATTTCTCTGTACTTAGGAGTGCTATATCTATACCAGAAATGGAAAATGTTAAACAGAACATAATTTCGGAGAACATCGAAGATATTGATAAAATCGAAGACTATTTTGAAGAGGAAGGAATACGTAGAATTTTTGATAAAAAATTCAATGCGCTAGAAGTTTTTGAAAACTATAATGATTTTACAAAAGAATTGAAGAAGTATAGAAAGGGCAAAACGGATCTTTTGGAAGATACACAACACTATGAGCAAATAAAAGAAATAGAATATGAAGCTTTTGTAGGTATCAAAGGTCATGAGGACAAAGGTAATAATTTTAAAGCCGAGGTCCAAGAGGTGCCTAAAGATCTGCAGAAGTACTTTTCAAAAATAATTAAAGCTGAAAGGCTTAAAGAAGTTTTAGTATTACTTGGTTTTACTCGAATTGATAGTCCAGAGCCTGAAGTCAATGATGTGAAAAACATAGTAAAATTAGGGGGGAGCAATTCAAATTGGTTGCCAGCTGTAGAAATATTTGGAGAAGGAATATTTTTAGAATTGAATCGGGAAACAATTAAGCAGTGGTTATCAGAAAACAAAGAGGTCTTAAAAAGTTCGGAGAAATATAAGTCTCTTTATGAGAAGTACCTGAAAAATAAAGAATGGACTCAGCAATCTGAAAAGGATGTAGTGTATGTATTACTTCACACTTTATCGCATTTACTTATAAAACAATTAAGCCAAGAATCTGGCTATTCTTCAACAGCTATTAAGGAGCGGATTTATTATGGTGAGAAGATGACGGGAATTCTAATTTATACTGGTAACACCGATCAGGAAGGATCCTTGGGTGGATTAGTTGAGATGGGAGAAATATCACGTTTTCGTAAAATCTTGGTCAATGCTCTTGATGAAGCAAAATTCTGCTCTAATGATCCATCTTGTTCTAGTCAAGAACCATCTGAGAAGAGTTATTTAAATGGGGCTTCGTGCTTCGCATGTGCCATGCTTCCTGAAACAGCTTGTGAAAATGGAAATATCCTTTTAAGCCGTTCTTTTGTAACAGAAACTATGGAGAGCGAAGCTGTTCCTTTTTTCAAAGGGTTAATGTGA
- a CDS encoding phospholipase D-like domain-containing protein has protein sequence MSFKNPRLYVIAEELNLQFENRNSKMQTESLQELKKMFPNVEDEDIQRFFALLEIQHELHALQNVQMEVVVTAPSEILNQRRTIGVLRESIENAKETILITGYSVSEFANEIIVLLMNKAREGVRIKFFIDKNVNTDIFAKATLNSNFELYKYRNSKINSSMHAKLIVIDDDNAFISSSNLSYNGIINNLEMGIFAKGKPLREFKDIFEELISKEYFVRIK, from the coding sequence ATGAGTTTTAAAAATCCCCGTTTGTATGTCATAGCTGAGGAGCTAAATTTACAATTTGAGAATAGAAATTCTAAGATGCAGACTGAGTCACTGCAAGAATTGAAAAAAATGTTTCCAAATGTTGAAGATGAGGATATACAACGTTTTTTCGCACTATTGGAAATTCAGCACGAATTGCATGCTTTGCAAAATGTTCAAATGGAAGTAGTCGTTACTGCTCCATCTGAAATATTAAATCAGCGGAGAACAATTGGGGTTTTGAGAGAATCTATTGAAAATGCTAAAGAGACAATTTTAATTACAGGTTATTCAGTCTCAGAATTTGCCAATGAAATTATAGTGTTGCTAATGAATAAAGCTAGAGAGGGGGTAAGAATAAAATTTTTTATAGATAAGAACGTTAACACTGATATATTTGCTAAAGCAACTCTAAATTCCAATTTTGAACTCTATAAATATCGAAATAGTAAAATTAATTCAAGTATGCATGCAAAGCTTATAGTTATCGATGATGATAATGCTTTTATCTCCTCTTCAAACTTATCCTATAATGGAATCATTAATAATCTTGAGATGGGAATATTTGCAAAGGGGAAACCTCTTAGAGAATTTAAAGACATTTTCGAGGAACTTATATCAAAAGAATACTTTGTGAGAATTAAATAA
- the drmA gene encoding DISARM system helicase DrmA, whose protein sequence is MSREIYSEVRNIILEELKKDLVGPEYSSIDVLTEPPTQAYITGILYPLEAEVEEEEVLEDIHSAEYDIQNDADEVENEDNVNILKITQQKQSSCGIRFFLNEDVKEINIAIRWGEYNKLTKVDQVNGKKKDSWERVMILHEFKLDLDSPNKKTELKGIKEEYLKNIYFVFNKRRIKNTSNFIISLFLVNENIDKSNQKSIFQTSIEVTGVGNSHPFICENKARLNQDDFQEFLYRNKPIFAKGYGCAVEWENFDTEYASKLKTAFIPSHEIESMSTELPVDRIKGIFQENGFSIRGMSREKDAEALLKNLKDLSQRYENWIKELPINDVEDKKSAQSAIEKCYLSLNRIKSGIKIIEKNPKAYQAFKFMNEVMHTQISMKNYSKNNKITTLEAELEKENFNWRPFQLAFILSNIEGIVDKNSADHELVDLLWFPTGGGKTEAYLGIIAFLMAYRRLLNNNNDFYERDGGVTVILRYTLRLLTTQQRDRLMRLISAAEYIRKTTQNQLGSREFSIGFWVGGQVTINKFEKLKASGYMTPGKIENEYKKIKKQVIECPCCGTKDPSYEFLPDEKYTTNKTGVRITCRNEACFYFNNHMPIYLVDEEIYRKTPTIIISTVDKFARIAWEEQTGSIFGKVDRYCERCGFISAGEIHAKAHRNPVATVKKVRPFYPPELIIQDELHLITGPLGTIYGLYETAIEELSSAYDNGRKIKPKYIAATATIKSAEEQVAKIFGRENVSQFPPPGLSIEDSFYGREVGIEQFPFRLYTGICVSGHSMKTVLLRVYAVLLQVTETLSSSKEFDKYKEYVDPYRTLIGYFNSVRELGGTVRLLDDDIKKRIQLLKNRNGYEKARYLDRTEELTSRIPSHRIPKVLELLENTIGNKEIDVALATNMISVGMDVDRLGMMVVTGQPKQTSEYIQATSRVGRSKPGLVVTIYNPYRARDLSHYENFKGYHSRLYNYVEGTTATPFAARARDRALHALAISIIRLTNTETAKNESAASVNKVNTQNLYETVESRVTKSDKKNKKDTISDLRKFVDKWRQLSSDHQNLQYYKYPTNNRLPNGQYRLMSRFNDITPKNNNEFDTLDSMRQIEKVSKIYIQEGWEKK, encoded by the coding sequence ATGAGTCGAGAAATATATTCAGAGGTCAGAAATATTATATTAGAAGAACTGAAAAAGGATTTGGTAGGTCCTGAATATTCGAGTATTGATGTATTGACAGAACCTCCTACACAAGCATACATAACTGGAATACTCTATCCATTAGAAGCTGAAGTTGAAGAAGAAGAGGTTTTAGAAGACATACATTCTGCTGAATATGATATCCAAAATGATGCAGATGAAGTCGAAAATGAAGATAATGTAAATATACTTAAAATCACACAACAAAAACAATCTTCATGTGGAATACGATTTTTTTTAAATGAAGATGTCAAAGAAATTAATATTGCTATTCGGTGGGGAGAATACAACAAACTGACCAAAGTAGATCAAGTAAATGGTAAGAAAAAAGACTCTTGGGAAAGAGTAATGATTTTGCATGAATTTAAGTTGGATTTAGATTCACCTAATAAAAAGACTGAGTTAAAAGGTATTAAAGAAGAATATTTAAAAAATATTTATTTTGTCTTTAATAAGAGAAGAATAAAAAATACGTCTAATTTTATTATTTCTTTGTTTTTAGTGAATGAAAATATTGATAAATCAAACCAAAAATCAATATTTCAAACCAGTATCGAAGTAACTGGAGTGGGAAATTCTCATCCTTTTATTTGTGAAAATAAGGCGAGGTTAAATCAGGATGATTTTCAAGAGTTCCTATATAGAAATAAACCAATATTTGCAAAAGGATATGGCTGTGCAGTAGAGTGGGAAAATTTTGATACTGAATATGCTTCAAAACTTAAAACGGCATTTATTCCTTCCCATGAAATTGAAAGTATGAGTACAGAATTACCAGTTGACCGTATAAAAGGAATATTTCAAGAAAACGGATTCTCTATAAGGGGGATGTCTAGAGAAAAGGACGCTGAGGCTCTTTTGAAAAATCTAAAAGATTTGTCGCAGCGGTACGAAAACTGGATTAAAGAATTGCCTATTAATGATGTCGAAGATAAGAAATCTGCTCAGAGTGCTATAGAAAAATGTTATTTGTCATTAAACCGAATTAAGTCTGGGATAAAAATTATTGAAAAAAATCCTAAAGCATATCAAGCTTTTAAATTTATGAATGAAGTAATGCATACTCAGATTAGTATGAAAAATTATTCAAAAAATAATAAAATTACAACTTTAGAAGCTGAATTAGAAAAAGAAAACTTCAATTGGAGACCATTTCAATTAGCTTTTATTTTGTCGAATATTGAAGGAATAGTCGATAAAAATTCTGCAGATCACGAGTTGGTGGATTTACTTTGGTTTCCTACAGGTGGCGGAAAAACCGAAGCTTATTTAGGTATAATAGCTTTTCTAATGGCGTACAGAAGACTATTAAATAACAACAATGATTTTTATGAAAGAGATGGTGGAGTTACGGTTATATTGCGATATACTTTGCGACTTCTTACAACTCAGCAAAGAGACCGTCTAATGAGATTAATTTCGGCAGCAGAGTATATTAGAAAAACGACTCAAAATCAATTGGGTAGTAGAGAATTTTCAATTGGATTTTGGGTCGGTGGTCAAGTTACTATAAATAAGTTTGAGAAGTTAAAGGCATCAGGATATATGACACCTGGAAAAATCGAGAATGAATATAAAAAAATTAAAAAGCAAGTTATTGAATGTCCATGTTGTGGAACTAAAGATCCTTCTTATGAATTTTTACCTGACGAAAAATATACAACAAATAAAACGGGAGTTCGCATAACCTGCCGAAATGAAGCATGCTTCTACTTTAATAACCACATGCCGATATATTTGGTAGATGAAGAAATATATCGGAAAACCCCTACCATCATTATCTCTACGGTAGACAAGTTTGCAAGAATAGCTTGGGAAGAGCAAACGGGTTCGATATTCGGGAAAGTAGACCGTTATTGTGAACGGTGTGGTTTTATTTCTGCTGGAGAAATTCATGCGAAAGCACATCGGAATCCAGTTGCAACAGTAAAAAAAGTTAGACCTTTTTATCCGCCAGAATTAATTATTCAAGATGAACTTCATTTAATAACAGGTCCATTAGGGACCATTTATGGATTATATGAAACTGCGATTGAAGAACTTTCAAGTGCATACGATAATGGTCGGAAAATTAAACCCAAGTATATTGCTGCAACTGCAACAATAAAAAGCGCGGAAGAACAGGTAGCTAAAATATTTGGAAGAGAGAATGTAAGCCAGTTTCCACCCCCAGGATTAAGTATCGAGGATTCATTTTATGGAAGAGAAGTTGGTATTGAACAATTTCCCTTTAGGCTTTATACCGGTATTTGTGTGAGTGGTCATTCTATGAAAACTGTTTTACTAAGAGTATATGCAGTGTTGCTTCAAGTTACTGAAACATTAAGTAGTTCTAAAGAGTTTGATAAGTATAAAGAATATGTTGATCCTTATCGAACTCTAATTGGATACTTTAATAGTGTTCGAGAGTTGGGTGGTACCGTAAGATTACTTGATGATGACATTAAAAAAAGAATTCAGCTTTTAAAGAATAGAAATGGCTATGAAAAAGCTAGATATTTGGACAGAACAGAAGAACTAACATCGAGGATACCTTCTCATCGTATCCCGAAAGTGTTGGAATTACTTGAAAATACAATAGGAAACAAAGAGATTGATGTTGCATTGGCAACTAATATGATTTCGGTGGGAATGGATGTGGATCGATTAGGAATGATGGTAGTTACAGGACAACCGAAGCAGACATCTGAGTATATTCAGGCCACTAGTCGTGTAGGCAGAAGCAAGCCAGGATTAGTCGTAACTATATACAATCCTTACAGAGCAAGAGATTTATCACATTATGAAAATTTTAAGGGCTATCACAGTAGACTTTATAATTATGTTGAAGGTACGACAGCAACCCCATTTGCTGCAAGAGCACGGGATAGAGCACTTCATGCACTAGCAATAAGTATTATAAGATTAACCAATACAGAGACGGCAAAGAATGAAAGTGCAGCATCTGTCAATAAAGTTAATACTCAAAACTTATATGAGACAGTTGAGAGCAGAGTCACTAAATCGGATAAAAAAAATAAGAAAGACACGATTAGTGACTTGAGAAAATTTGTAGACAAGTGGAGACAGTTAAGTAGCGATCATCAAAATTTGCAGTATTATAAGTACCCGACAAACAATAGGCTGCCTAATGGGCAATATAGATTAATGTCGAGATTCAATGACATAACACCGAAAAATAATAACGAATTCGATACTTTAGATTCTATGAGACAAATTGAAAAAGTGTCAAAAATTTATATTCAAGAGGGTTGGGAAAAAAAATGA
- the drmE gene encoding DISARM system-associated protein DrmE, whose product MKSLYEVIAEFDDIPEKLVFKKNFINEKNDSIFVNTDNIFRNSLIVQNVIDFEKKYYNEKNPMKRTSILIVTKNSELIDFILELETLTEDVYEYSKLKGRQLRENDIFCDMNDATFAFVYWRDVLANYYNSNTPAIIPTHYIFPIAKGRKNFKEYSRGNRNKLGRKDNKQKPVFLISDILSTAYDEELAFDHVFIDAETIKRPIEVHKISAKYTVFFESYFDYRVPFVAKKIDGFYPLKKMDMILPSIKLVESSFDHEVNEIIEKLDKLRSINFDSHTLRVIWKLLKHILRAPVESVLYDLVAEFEYNEEKTDDILKELKDSDSRYEHKDFEDIIKNFEDIYNKYDFDRESPKFAEIEVWIENALKRESRILVLVDGKIETMSLREKLAKKFKIDISALESVSFKVLNYQNLTLIDDYYDEVLVTSLIDMKDLIILEKELGSKIDFILYKTELREIKKALGNLVEIRNSIFDLGLGNEGETIYKKLYKKFRTADSKRDKISNLSIDTLSKSIIEIPENYSFRLTKQYIGSNGISARLITFEDGHNTFLKITDEINFRREDGKKILTKTLNDLKEKDEVILINGDVREDLYAIFIKNVNSRNESKKHFEVVKKWRELYEDKFVHLKMKDEELFNLMRLNGWNKTSKEILKNWRRGISYGPRDQKDILILGEVLEIPEFIKDIDFYYSSMNHIRTEARNAARLLNKIIYFSNQNLNSEDNAFLRKYQLTFEEVQSAVHIKRVKHISSEEYIVKPKETGKIFKGDIR is encoded by the coding sequence ATGAAATCTTTATATGAGGTTATAGCGGAATTTGATGATATTCCAGAAAAACTCGTATTTAAAAAAAATTTTATAAATGAGAAAAATGATTCAATATTTGTTAATACGGATAATATCTTTCGTAATTCACTAATCGTACAAAATGTAATTGATTTCGAGAAAAAATATTATAACGAGAAAAATCCTATGAAACGTACGAGTATATTAATAGTTACAAAAAATAGTGAGCTGATAGACTTCATTTTAGAGTTAGAAACATTAACAGAAGATGTCTACGAATACAGTAAATTAAAAGGACGTCAACTTAGAGAAAATGATATTTTTTGTGACATGAATGATGCTACTTTTGCTTTTGTTTATTGGAGAGATGTTTTAGCAAATTATTATAATAGTAATACTCCTGCTATTATTCCGACGCACTATATTTTTCCAATTGCTAAAGGGCGTAAAAACTTTAAGGAATATTCTAGAGGAAATAGAAATAAACTAGGTAGAAAAGATAATAAACAAAAACCAGTTTTTCTTATAAGTGATATTCTCTCGACAGCGTATGATGAAGAACTGGCATTTGACCATGTATTTATAGATGCTGAAACTATTAAAAGACCTATAGAAGTTCATAAAATTTCAGCCAAGTATACGGTCTTTTTTGAAAGTTATTTTGATTACCGAGTTCCGTTCGTAGCAAAAAAAATTGATGGGTTTTATCCCTTGAAAAAAATGGACATGATCCTTCCTTCTATCAAGTTGGTAGAAAGTTCTTTCGATCATGAAGTAAATGAAATTATTGAAAAACTAGATAAATTAAGGTCTATTAATTTTGATAGTCATACGTTAAGAGTGATTTGGAAACTTTTAAAACATATTTTGAGAGCTCCTGTAGAAAGCGTACTATACGATTTAGTAGCTGAATTTGAATATAACGAAGAAAAAACTGATGATATTCTAAAGGAATTAAAAGATAGTGATTCGAGATATGAGCATAAAGATTTTGAAGATATTATAAAGAATTTTGAAGACATATATAATAAATATGACTTTGATAGGGAATCCCCTAAATTCGCCGAAATTGAGGTTTGGATTGAGAACGCTTTAAAACGAGAAAGTAGAATATTAGTTCTAGTGGATGGGAAAATTGAAACTATGTCTTTACGGGAGAAACTAGCCAAAAAATTTAAGATAGATATATCAGCCCTAGAAAGTGTGAGTTTTAAGGTTTTGAATTACCAAAATTTAACTCTTATTGATGATTATTATGATGAAGTTTTAGTAACTTCTTTAATAGATATGAAAGATCTCATTATTTTAGAAAAAGAGCTAGGCAGTAAAATTGATTTCATTTTATATAAGACAGAACTCAGGGAAATTAAAAAAGCATTGGGTAATTTAGTTGAAATTAGGAACAGTATCTTCGATTTGGGATTAGGTAATGAAGGAGAGACGATTTATAAGAAGCTTTATAAAAAGTTTCGTACGGCTGATTCTAAAAGAGACAAGATATCAAATCTGAGTATTGATACCTTATCAAAAAGCATCATCGAAATTCCTGAAAATTATAGTTTTAGACTGACTAAACAATATATAGGAAGCAATGGTATTAGCGCTAGACTAATTACTTTTGAAGATGGACATAATACTTTCTTGAAAATAACTGATGAAATTAATTTTAGAAGAGAAGATGGAAAAAAAATCCTTACAAAAACTTTAAATGATTTAAAAGAAAAGGATGAAGTAATTTTAATTAATGGAGATGTAAGAGAAGACTTATATGCCATATTTATAAAAAACGTGAACTCTAGAAATGAAAGCAAAAAACATTTCGAAGTAGTCAAAAAATGGCGAGAGTTATATGAAGATAAATTTGTACATCTGAAGATGAAAGATGAAGAATTGTTCAATTTAATGAGGTTGAATGGATGGAATAAAACTAGTAAAGAAATATTAAAAAATTGGCGCAGAGGAATCAGTTACGGACCGAGAGATCAAAAAGATATTTTGATTTTAGGCGAGGTACTTGAAATCCCAGAGTTCATTAAAGATATAGATTTCTATTATAGTTCTATGAACCATATCAGAACAGAAGCCAGAAATGCAGCACGTTTATTGAATAAGATTATTTATTTTAGTAATCAAAACTTAAACTCAGAAGACAATGCTTTTTTGAGAAAATATCAGCTTACTTTTGAAGAAGTGCAGTCAGCTGTTCATATTAAAAGAGTAAAGCATATTTCATCTGAAGAATATATAGTTAAGCCTAAAGAAACAGGGAAAATATTTAAGGGGGATATAAGATGA
- a CDS encoding alpha/beta hydrolase: MLEAFQAYISSIKQERSIRVYLPKSYSTEKKSYPVLYMHDGQNVFQDLEAIGGKSLGLENYLDAYELDLIVVAVDQNPQARIDEYCPWVSGEYSKSILGKENTEGGKGMHYVDFIVSELKPLIDSKYRTIRDQTAMAGISLGGLVSIYAMCRYPHIFKHIAVLSSAFYRNQEEIMKLIEQTDLSLVESVYMDCGSKEAGADTEVSQKFLASNQMVYELLKDKISNTQFEIVDEAEHNYSYFKERVPSVFRFLTSKDFSGN; the protein is encoded by the coding sequence TTGTTAGAAGCATTTCAGGCATACATTTCTTCAATCAAGCAAGAAAGATCAATCCGGGTATATCTGCCAAAAAGCTATTCGACAGAAAAGAAAAGCTACCCCGTGTTGTATATGCACGATGGGCAGAATGTATTTCAAGATTTGGAGGCTATCGGCGGGAAATCGTTAGGTCTTGAAAATTATTTGGATGCATATGAACTGGACCTTATCGTGGTTGCAGTCGATCAAAATCCACAGGCAAGAATTGATGAGTATTGTCCTTGGGTAAGCGGTGAATACAGCAAAAGCATATTAGGCAAGGAGAATACAGAAGGCGGAAAGGGCATGCACTACGTGGATTTTATCGTCAGCGAACTAAAGCCGCTGATAGACAGCAAATACCGCACAATCCGAGACCAGACCGCGATGGCCGGTATTTCTTTAGGCGGCCTTGTCTCTATTTACGCCATGTGCCGCTATCCCCACATTTTTAAACACATAGCCGTCCTCTCTTCCGCCTTTTACCGCAATCAAGAAGAAATCATGAAGCTGATCGAGCAGACGGATTTGTCGCTAGTTGAAAGTGTTTATATGGATTGCGGGTCCAAGGAAGCGGGAGCTGATACGGAAGTGAGCCAGAAGTTTCTAGCTTCCAATCAAATGGTCTATGAACTACTAAAGGACAAGATATCTAATACACAATTCGAAATCGTTGATGAGGCGGAACACAATTATTCGTATTTTAAAGAAAGAGTGCCTAGTGTATTTAGGTTTTTAACATCAAAAGATTTTTCAGGGAACTAG